ACCGCAATGCCCAAACTCGCACACCGACTCCTTGAAACTCAAGACGTATGATCCACAATAATTTTCCACCCCTCGTGCGTCTTTTCAAACAGCAGTGTAAAATACCCGCTGAGCCGCTCTTCGTTGCCACTTGCCACACGCCGCGTCAGCACAAATTGACCATTCACCACCGCGTGCCTCTCAGAAAGTAACCACACTCTCAAGCCCTCAAACTTCAACTCTCCCATCGCCGCTGCGTTAGGATAACTTCTCAAATAGCGCTGCAAAATCTTCTCGTAGCCCTGCTCCACACCCCGCGCCGATACAAAGGTCGTTGAATCCGAGACCTTGTAGCCACGCATGAACGCCCGCACATCTCCACGATTCCAATCCGCTACTTGCGCCTCGAGCACCGCTAAAATGGCTTCCCCCGCATCGGTCTGCGCACGCACATCCGCACACAGCACCCCACATAACCCCAAAAATAAAAACACTTTCATCACCCGTCTGTCAGATTGTTTTGTAAGACAAAATCTCATAAAACACAGAGAGCCTGCTCATGCAGGCTCTCTTGCTTGAAAGAACAATGGCTCTAGACTTACTCGCCACGGAACCGATTCCACC
The genomic region above belongs to [Chlorobium] sp. 445 and contains:
- a CDS encoding DUF4440 domain-containing protein, which codes for MKVFLFLGLCGVLCADVRAQTDAGEAILAVLEAQVADWNRGDVRAFMRGYKVSDSTTFVSARGVEQGYEKILQRYLRSYPNAAAMGELKFEGLRVWLLSERHAVVNGQFVLTRRVASGNEERLSGYFTLLFEKTHEGWKIIVDHTS